From Microtus pennsylvanicus isolate mMicPen1 chromosome 10, mMicPen1.hap1, whole genome shotgun sequence, one genomic window encodes:
- the LOC142858381 gene encoding olfactory receptor 6N2-like: MDHVNHTWTHTFILAGFTPTGTLQHLAIFGTLSIYLLTLAGNLFIIVLVQADSGLSTPMYFFISVLSFLELWYVSTTVPTLLHTLLRGRSPIPSTACFVQLYVFHSLGMTECYLLGVMALDRYLAICRPLHYHVLMSRQVQLRLVAGTWVAGFSAALVPAGLTATLPYCLKEVAHYFCDLAPVMQLACVDTSWHARVYITVIGMINTCNLVLILGLYGGIAKAVLKLPSAASRAKAFSTCSSHITVVTLFFGSAFIVYVGPPEIRAEGRGKLIALVYTFLTPFLNPIIYTLRNKEVKEAVKRVKQRIKALLN, encoded by the coding sequence ATGGATCATGTTAACCACACCTGGACCCACACCTTCATCCTTGCTGGTTTTACTCCCACTGGTACCCTGCAACATCTTGCAATCTTCGGAACCCTGTCCATCTATCTCCTCACACTTGCAGGGAACTTGTTCATCATTGTCCTTGTTCAAGCAGATTCGGGGCTGTCCACTCCCATGTATTTCTTTATCAGTGTCCTCTCCTTCCTGGAACTCTGGTATGTCAGCACCACAGTGCCCACCTTGCTACATACCCTGCTCCGCGGACGTTCACCCATCCCGTCGACTGCATGCTTTGTCCAGCTGTATGTGTTCCATTCCTTGGGCATGACTGAGTGTTACCTGTTAGGTGTCATGGCTCTGGACCGCTACCTGGCCATCTGTCGCCCACTTCACTACCATGTACTCATGAGTAGACAGGTACAGCTACGGCTAGTTGCAGGTACTTGGGTGGCTGGCTTCTCAGCTGCCCTGGTGCCTGCTGGTCTCACTGCCACGTTACCCTATTGTTTGAAAGAGGTAGCCCATTACTTTTGCGACCTCGCACCAGTCATGCAGTTGGCATGTGTGGACACAAGCTGGCACGCTCGGGTTTATATTACTGTGATCGGTATGATCAATACATGCAACCTTGTCCTTATCTTGGGACTCTATGGGGGTATTGCTAAAGCTGTGCTGAAACTGCCTTCAGCTGCCAGCCGTGCCaaagccttctccacctgctcctcccaTATAACTGTAGTGACTCTGTTCTTCGGCTCTGCCTTCATTGTCTATGTAGGGCCACCAGAGATCCGAGCTGAGGGCAGAGGCAAGCTTATTGCCCTGGTATACACGTTTCTCACCCCTTTCCTCAACCCTATTATTTATACCCTTCGCaacaaggaagtgaaggaagctGTTAAGAGGGTTAAACAGAGGATTAAGGCTTTGCTGAATTGA
- the LOC142858168 gene encoding olfactory receptor 6N2-like, with protein sequence MDRANHTWTHTFILAGFSPTGTLRPLAFMATLCIYLLTLAGNLFIIVLVQADSGLSTPMYFFISVLSFLELWYVSTTVPTLLHTLLRGRSPIPSTACFVQLYVFHSLGMTECYLLGVMALDRYLAICRPLHYHALMSRQVQLWLAGATWVAGFSAALVPASLTATLPYCLKEVAHYFCDLAPLMRLACMDTSWHAQVHGAVIGVATGCNFVLILGLYGGILKAVLKLPSAASRAKAFSTCSSHMTVVALFYASAFTVYVGSPQNRPEGTDKLIALVYALLTPFLNPIIYSLRNKEVKEAVKRVSDKIRTMLREA encoded by the coding sequence ATGGACCGTGCTAACCACACCTGGACCCACACCTTCATCCTTGCTGGTTTCAGCCCCACGGGCACTCTGCGACCTCTTGCCTTCATGGCGACCCTGTGCATCTATCTCCTCACACTTGCAGGGAACTTGTTCATCATTGTCCTCGTTCAAGCAGATTCGGGGCTGTccactcccatgtacttctttaTCAGTGTCCTCTCCTTCCTGGAACTCTGGTATGTCAGCACCACAGTGCCCACCTTGCTACATACCCTGCTCCGCGGACGTTCACCCATCCCGTCGACTGCATGCTTTGTCCAGCTGTATGTGTTCCATTCCTTGGGCATGACTGAGTGTTACCTGTTAGGTGTCATGGCTCTGGACCGCTACCTGGCCATCTGTCGCCCGCTCCACTACCATGCACTCATGAGCAGACAGGTGCAGCTGTGGCTAGCAGGGGCCACTTGGGTGGCTGGCTTCTCAGCTGCCCTGGTGCCTGCCAGTCTCACTGCCACTTTACCTTACTGTTTGAAAGAGGTGGCCCATTACTTCTGTGACTTGGCACCACTAATGCGGTTGGCATGTATGGACACCAGCTGGCATGCTCAGGTTCACGGGGCGGTTATTGGTGTGGCCACTGGATGCAATTTTGTCCTCATCTTGGGACTCTACGGGGGTATTCTGAAAGCTGTGCTGAAGCTGCCTTCAGCTGCCAGCCGAGCCAAAGCCTTCTCTACTTGTTCGTCCCACATGACAGTCGTGGCGCTGTTCTATGCTTCTGCTTTTACTGTATACGTGGGCTCGCCTCAGAACAGACCCGAGGGCACCGACAAGCTTATCGCCTTAGTGTATGCCCTTCTGACTCCATTCCTCAATCCCATCATCTATTCCCTTCGCAACAAGGAAGTGAAGGAGGCTGTGAAAAGGGTCAGTGACAAGATCAGGACTATGTTGAGGGAAGCCTAA
- the LOC142858382 gene encoding olfactory receptor 6N2, protein MDQHNFSSLSEFVLLGFPNVGHIRGWLFVLLLLAYLFTIGGNMLIFLVIRLDATLHKPMYHFVSVLSFLELWYTVTTIPKMLANLLSEKKTISFAGCLLQTYFFHSLGASECYLLTAMAYDRYLAICRPLHYPSIMTTTLCVKMAAACWTCGFLCPISEVILVSQLPFCNYNEIPHIFCDFPPLLSLACKDTSTNVLVDFAVNAFIILITFLFIMTSYGRIIGAVLKIKTAAGRKKAFSTCASHLIVVLIFFGSIIFMYVRLKKSYSLTLDRTLAVVYSVLTPLANPIIYSLRNKELIQAVKRTIFKKGEKASPTHH, encoded by the coding sequence ATGGATCAACACAACTTCTCTAGCCTGTCTGAGTTCGTGCTCCTTGGCTTCCCCAATGTGGGACACATCAGGGGCTGGCTTTTTGTCTTGCTGTTGTTGGCATACCTGTTCACCATTGGTGGTAATATGCTCATCTTCCTAGTCATCCGACTGGATGCAACTCTTCACAAACCCATGTACCACTTTGTCAGTGTTCTCTCTTTCTTGGAGTTGTGGTATACAGTCACCACCATCCCCAAGATGCTAGCTAATCTTCTCAGTGAGAAGAAGACCATTTCTTTTGCAGGATGCCTCCTTCAGACCTATTTCTTCCACTCCCTTGGGGCCTCTGAATGCTACCTTCTCAcagccatggcctatgaccgATACCTGGCCATCTGTCGGCCCCTCCACTACCCTTCAATTATGACCACAACACTTTGTGTCAAGATGGCTGCTGCCTGCTGGACTTGTGGTTTCCTGTGTCCTATttctgaggtcatcctggtctctCAACTCCCCTTCTGTAACTACAATGAAATCCCACACATCTTCTGTGATTTTCCACCCCTTCTGAGCCTGGCCTGCAAGGACACATCCACTAATGTTCTGGTGGACTTTGCTGTCAATGCCTTCATCATCCTGATCACTTTCCTTTTCATCATGACTTCTTATGGGAGAATCATTGGTGCTGTGCTGAAGATAAAAACAGCAGCCGGAAGAAAAAAAGCCTTTTCCACATGTGCCTCACATCTCATTGTGGTCCTCATATTCTTtgggagcatcatcttcatgtaTGTTCGGCTAAAGAAGAGCTATTCACTAACTCTTGATCGGACTCTGGCTGTAGTCTATTCTGTGTTAACACCTTTGGCCAATCCTATTATCTATAGTCTTCGAAACAAGGAACTCATTCAGGCTGTCAAGAGGACCATCTTCAAGAAGGGGGAGAAAGCTAGTCCAACTCATCATTGA
- the LOC142858383 gene encoding olfactory receptor 6N1, with amino-acid sequence MDTGNWSQVTEFIILGFPYLQGVQTYLFFLLLAIYLTTILGNLLIFLLVHMDSRLHTPMYKFVSILSFLELGYTAATIPKMLANLLSEKKTISFSGCLLQIYFFHSLGATECYLLTAMAYDRYLAICRPLHYPTLMTQTLCTKIAIGCWLGGLAGPVVEISLVSRLPFCGPNHIQHIFCDFPPVLSLACTDTSVNVLVDFIVNSCKILATFLLILSSYLQIIRTVLRIPSAAGKKKAFSTCASHLTVVLIFYGSILFMYVRLKKSYSLDYDRALAVVYSVVTPFLNPFIYSLRNKEIKEALKRQLMRTGML; translated from the coding sequence ATGGACACGGGAAACTGGAGCCAGGTAACAGAATTCATCATTTTGGGCTTCCCTTACCTTCAGGGTGTTCAGACTTAtctctttttcttgttgcttGCCATTTACCTCACTACAATATTGGGAAACCTGCTGATATTCTTGCTGGTCCATATGGACTCTCggctccacacacccatgtacaagTTTGTCAGCATTCTCTCCTTCTTGGAGCTTGGCTACACAGCTGCCACCATCCCTAAGATGCTGGCAAACTTGCTCAGTGAGAAGAAGACCATTTCCTTTTCTGGATGCCTCCTGCAGATCTATTTCTTCCACTCTCTTGGAGCTACCGAGTGCTACCTCCTGACAGCAATGGCATATGACAGGTACTTAGCCATCTGCCGGCCCCTCCATTATCCTACCCTGATGACCCAGACACTCTGCACCAAGATTGCTATTGGCTGCTGGTTGGGAGGCTTGGCAGGGCCAGTGGTAGAAATTTCCTTGGTGTCTCGTCTTCCTTTCTGTGGTCCCAATCATATTCAACACATCTTTTGTGACTTCCCTCCTGTGCTGAGCTTGGCTTGTACTGACACATCAGTCAATGTCCTGGTAGATTTTATTGTAAACTCCTGCAAGATCCTGGCCACATTCCTGCTGATTCTCAGCTCCTACCTGCAAATTATCCGCACAGTACTCAGGATCCCTTCTGCTGCAGGCAAGAAGAAGGCCTTCTCCACATGTGCATCCCACCTCACTGTGGTTCTCATATTCTATGGTAGCATTCTCTTCATGTATGTGCGGCTGAAGAAAAGTTACTCCCTTGACTATGACCGAGCCTTGGCAGTGGTCTACTCTGTGGTTACCCCTTTCCTAAATCCCTTCATCTACAGTTTGCGCAACAAGGAAATTAAGGAGGCCCTGAAGAGGCAGCTGATGAGAACAGGGATGCTGTGA